From the Hoplias malabaricus isolate fHopMal1 chromosome 6, fHopMal1.hap1, whole genome shotgun sequence genome, the window CAGAGAGGGAAATTGGATTGGCTGAGGATGACAAGCATTTTGTTGGTTGGTCTTTGCCAGTAGTGTGTCCCTTTGGGGATATCccattttcaaggtcttttgcCTTGTTACATTAACAGCATGATCAGAAATCTGAGAAATGTGGGACCCACTAAAGATCCCTCCGCTCTTTACAGCCAAATGCTTGTACTTCAGTTAGCAGTTAAGCTGACCACTGTAGATGGTTATCATTGGACTGATTGGCAGAGCTTCTGGCTGTGACACTTCTGACTCAGAATCAGGAGAAATCACTCATGTTCTGTCATGTAATGTTCAGCCTGCATTTTAACCCAaatgctctgtgtgtttttttttttctttcattattttatcCAGGAGGATTTGTTAATTTTGTCATGTCAGTCCTTCACCATATTCAACATGACATTTCCCTGTgtcttcttcatcatcttttTCCATTTAATCAATCTCTGGGCTGCTGtgccattttatttttagttttcagtCACTTCTTATGCCATATTAAGACACCCCTGAATCCCACTGAAGCAAATAATAGTGTTGAGACATGTTGCTTGTCACAAAGCTATGATGAATAGGTGTTTTATCAGAATGATTTTGTCACACTGCTGAGGCATTCTCTATAACGCGCTTAATGCTGTAATTATTTTAGACAGCTACATTAATCAGCAAACATACATTTTAGAGTATTctgcattatatatttaaattaattctgTACATGTaacttcaaaaatattttaaataagtaaCATTCCTCAGATGTAATGTTTTTGTACccgagattaaaaaaaaatcggATAACACTCAAAAACTGACAAGAGATTAGTGCACTGCATGGTGATAAGTAACAGGGTGCTGCCATCTAATGGCCACTCTCACTGTACGGCTGCCAGGCTGAAAAGCTTAGCAGATCCCACTCGAGTAGAGAGACGAGCTCTAGTATTCTGTTTGAAGCCTCCTCATGTCTTGAAACAGGGCACTTACATAATTTGTTTTGGAAAGCAAATAAAGAAAAGGAAGGCTGATTATTATTCTTCTCTTGAGCAGCTGGTGTTCCCAACACTCCTTCAGTGGACAGATGTTCTGTGTAAGCCCCATACAAACCCACAGGTCTGCTGTGATTCACTGCTCTCTGGGGCTGAGGATAGAGTGGTCCTCCCACAAGCCCGAGAAGAGTCATTCACTTTGCTTTGTCATGTGGATTGAGTCAGATGGAAGAGAGAAAGGAGCCCAGACTTCTGCAAAATCGTGACAAATGAATACTTACTCACTTGTAGTACTCTCACTTACATGTTCACTGTACTTGACAACACACCACAATGTGTAagagcacaagcacaaaacactaaCGCCTTCCTGTCTGTGATTGCACTTAGTTCTGGTAAATCAAGCTCTTTTGGAGCCACAAAATAGTCTGAGAGGGTGAGTCATTTAGTTAAAAACAAATTCTCATGTGTTCTTTTTCTTGCCTCCCACGTTTTATTAGGTCCCAGATGGGCATCCTGGAACCTGGGAATCTTTATCTGTATTCGATGTGCAGGAATCCACCGGAATCTTGGTGTGCACATATCCCGGGTCAAGTCGGTGAACCTGGACCAGTGGACTCAGGATCAGATTCAGGTATTCAAGCCTAACTACAACCACATATGGATAATGTTGAACCAGTGGTTTTCTttaggttttttgttttgtttcccatAACAAATACTTATGACATATACAAATGTATGAATGATTCTGTATGGTTTTGTCTTATGTTTAGTGCATGCAGGAAATGGGGAATGCCAAGGCACGCCGCCTCTATGAGGCCTTCTTACCAGAGTGCTTCCAGCGTCCAGAGACAGACCAGTATCCTTTTCCAAAATTGATTTTCCTAGGATCAAATGTGCAAGTTCAGACACTTACAATCCCAATGccattgttttctttaaatacTCTTGTATAGATCTGCTGAGACATTCATTAGGGACAAATATGAAAAGAAGAAATATATTGACAAATGCATTGATATCCAGGCTTTCAGAGTGAGTGTACTATCCATGTCAACACATAATTTCTGGtttcattttaatgtcagtgatctgaacaagactttttgttgtcatttttcAGAAAGAGAAAACTGAGACTGTAACCAAAGAGGCACCCGTTGTGTTTGAGAAGATGAAACCGGTTTGTTGTTTGAGAATGtgtcagatatatatatatttatttttttcaaaaagaaTTACAGAGTGAGCCAATACATTCCTTtgttttacagaagaaggaGGAGCCTCCACCTTTAAGGAATAGTCCAAAGAAGCAGTCTCACTCTGTCAATGACCTTTTAGGGCTAGGTAATGTTTGGACACTGACCCATATTTACAGTTGTGAGAAATATTGTTTGTGAAGGTTTAGAACCATTTACTGTGTTATGGATTTATGTATAACTAGCTTCTGAAGTAATCTTCATAATGTCATGACAATCTTGTTTATCAAGCAGTATTTAACATCCCAATGTgtcatgtttttattaaactaaTGGTTTAACtgatcatgttttttttgtgaaataaagGCCCAGGTAAatcctgttttattttcaaactAAGCAGTTCTAAAATTGCATGTGGAAATATTCTATTAAACACCTCAGCTACATTGTTCAGTTCAATAGGTTTTGTCACACTTGTGGCTGCATTTGTTTGCCCAGGTGTCAATGTAATAGATGCCTTTTTCGTAGATGCTCCTCCAGTGCCTGTGGCAAATGGAAAACCAAGTCCTGAACAGAGCCCTGCTTTGGATTTATTCAGCTCTTTGCCTGCTGCCAACTCAAACTCAGCTAAGAGCACAGTAAGGGTTTTTTTATATTGAGACACGTTATTCATAATATTGTACCTGATATGAATATATAGCTTAACATTATCATGCATATACAGTGCTGTGGGAAGGTATTTGGTTACAGAATTCTtttgtttgtgctttttttgTCATACTTAAATAAAgagtataaaatgtatttgaatatCAGACAAAGACTACCTGAGTTAATACAAAAAGCAGGTTTTAAatgatgatttttatttatgaagagaagacaaaaaagcacaaacaaaacaatctgTAAGGGGCAAATAATATTTCACAGCACCGTAGAAGAAAATGTAGCTTACCTAAAGTACTAATgatttactgttttgttttagcCTGGCTCCAGTTCCATTACCGGCTCCATGCCAAAAGGTCGGGTAGCAGCATCAGTACCAGAGAATCTCAGCCTCTTCCTGGACCCACCTACCAAAAATGAGGAGAGCAACAAAAAAATGTCCAAAGACTCCATCCTTTCCCTATACAGCAGTGTGACACCTCAGACTAACATGGCTGCTCATGGTAAGAATTTATCATACAGTGCTATACCAAAAACACCCTGGGTCAAAATACACGTTTAGTtgtgaatgtaaatatataatggtTAAATTTAGGGTTTTAGTTAAAGATTTAAAGTGTGCTCTCTGTAGGCAATTTGTACTAATCTTCAGTTAGATTCTCGACACAACATATATCATTTTGGGGCTACTAATAAAATTATTTCTATAAATACTTTCAGCCAAAATTCATATATCATATTAAATCTACTTAAAATGCATTTAGATTTATGGCACGAATAAGAGGACACTTAATATGCAGAGTCCTTCACCCATTTCTGCATATCTGTGTAACCAGTGTGATATTTACTGATGACTAAAGTTTTCAGTCATGTAACATGCAGTTAGACATGCTGTTTCATGATATCCCTTTGTTTGCAGCTGGCATGTATATGGGAGCAACTCCAATAGGCTATGCCCCTTCTGCTGGGTACGGGCACTACCAGGCTCTGCCAACCCAGCAAAGCATGATGGGGACCATGATGGCCCCTCAGGTGAACATGCTGGGGCATCCGGGTGTCATGCCGCAGTCAGCAGTGGTTACTCCAAATCCATACGTGACAGGAGTGCAGGGGAGGATGATGGGAGTTCAGAGTGGCATGATGGGGGGTGTTGGGACACTGCCTCAGCAGCCATACACAACGCAGCACGCACAGCAGCTACAATGGAACATCGCACAGGTTAGTACTAACCTGCAGTACTAGGGATGAGTGATTTGGATgttttttcttaatgtgtgGATATCTTTATTATTGCCTGAatggttttaaaatattccagttATGAATATACTCTGTGAAATGAGTGCACCACTAATGTTATTGACagtgtatttataaaatatttacataagtAGCTTCCCTATTGATGTCACCAGTTGGTTTAATGTGAGATGGAATCGGCTGCTTCTGTCCTGATATGCTCAGTGATACATAGTGTCTTTGTTGTCGAAATGAAAAACATGTCTCAATATTTGTATCTTTTTGGCTTagtacattatttgaacacagcagctgttctttacattgtgtgacACTTTGAAGATGAATGGACTAGTCAAGtttctccaaaattacttgcaaTAAAATCTGCGAACATTGACTTTCATTGTAGTTAAAAAGGATATGTTCCTTCTTCTATAAAATGACTGGTTTTCTTCAGACTGTGACGATATGCTCTGTCAAAAACCTTATTTGGGAATTGCAAGAtaattcatgatttttttttttttcatgttactCTATTTGAATGCTCAGTAAAGTACACAATGTGTGAAACATCCATTTTTAGGCTTTCAGCGAAGCATTAAGGATTTATTTGAACTAAAAACTAAATGTCTATGACCTTAATTAGAGTCATCAAAACTCCTAAAATCTAAGTATTGTAGTACTACTCCCCTAACTACTAACCTAATTGAGAGATTACTCTGGAAATCCTGAATGAATTATGACATATTTATGGCCTCAGCTGGTGTAGTACCTATGTAAATTACCtctgttaataaaaaaataataatgtttaaatcTCAGAATATTTTAAGAACCATAACAGAGCTTGGAAATctttaaatcattaaaatacattggacTTTAAAAGAACATTACAAAGTTGGTTTGTTATTTTGGTTTCTCCACAGGTGACTCAACACATGGCAGGCATGAACTTTTACGGTACCAATAGTATGATGGGATATGGGCAGCCCATGGGAGGGGCATCAGCTCCCAACACCAATATGCTTGGCTCTCATGTATGGAAGTGAAACATATATGAGGAAGTTGTGAAATTTGAATGGTGGGCTCGGGGGCTCCGCAATATATTGTGGAAGAGAATGGAGGGGCGTTTACACACTCTTCGTCATCAAACATTCAGAGGCGTTTGCGTGGTGAAGAGGGGATGCTGTTTTGGAGAATTAAGAAGAAGAGTTTCTACCTCCTTCATTTTCACAGCCATTGTCTTATTTGATGTAAGCTGGGATGTAACATGGCCCGTGTGTCCagcgtttttgtttgtttgtttgtttttctccctcTAATGTGCTATTCTGGgcctctctgtttttctcagcaGTACCCTGCCCACAGCATCAATTTCAGTTCTTCTGACTAACTACAATATTTTGGTTGCATGTGGGTGGGAAGATGTACCTCGGTATTTTGGGTTGTGTATGCTTTCTGTGATAAGCTATGTGTGTATTTCCTTTCATCTGCGTTGTTGTCTTTATGCTTGTAACACTGTACTTAGTGGTACGCACTTATAATCGCCCATAAAACATGCATGCACTTGTAAAAGTGATTCATAAGGCAAAAAGGGAAGGAGAATTTAATGAGCATATAGTGTCTCTACCATAAGTAACGTGTTGCTGCTGAGTTTGAGTGTTCTCCTGTTGGCTGTTCTTGCTTCGGATGTTTCAGCCTATTGCATTTGGCTGGAGAATATTGACCCTTTCTTCCTGTGTGACCCAGGATAATGCTGTGGAGATGTTGTGGGTTTTCACTTCTTCTCCTTCTTATTTACACTCTCATCTCAGGAGTTTCACAGACATAGAAAGGATATGGATCTTGTATCAAGCTGGTATTGTTGgctcaaatgaaaataaataaataaataaataaataaatcttttagCCAAAGACTTACAGATGTTTGCTAAGTTAGTTTAACCACATATTGGGTTTAGATGTTTGCACAGAAGATTACTATGTTACACGCTTAAGAGGTATGATCTAGTCCTGTGATTTATCTGATTGTATCTGAGCCTCAACTCAAGGGCTCAGTACCACCTTTGATTGTATGAACTGAGCACTGTTTTTTCCTTCACTGTGTGCTACAGTAGTGCTGAAGCTAGAACATTTTAATTTACCAACTGCAGGGTTTTTAAATCAATCAGCGGTACCTCACCACTTCAGTCGGTATGGAGACCAGTTGAATGTCTCTCTCACATTATCCTCTGCATCTTTGGGTGGGTCCTGAGAGAAGTACTTCCAGATTGTAGTGGTGGGTCAGAGGTGGGCCATATTGCATGGACTAGTGCGTCTGGACCGCACCAGTAAGATTTGGCACTTAGACCACTAAAGAGCACTTCTTGGCTCTTTCATAGAGCAGCTACAGACTTGTCTGGGACCATTTGGATGAATGTATAAGATGTCGCCGTCATGTATAACTGTAGAGACGTATGCCTTGTAACTGCATTTACAGGTTAAATGGGATTATGCAAAACGAACATGGCAAGTAGGAGCTGCTCTTCTACTAATAGATTTGGCAGCATTTGATTAGTTCCTCTCTGACACATCAGCGGTTTAAGGTTCATGGATTTTCTTTCTTACATAGTCTCTCTTTTTAACTCACTGCACTCAAGCTGCTGAGGAGTGTCAGGACGTTTGGAATGTGGTGTCAATTTTGCAGATGCTGAATGTGGTCCCTGTTCTGCTGTATGTTAGATTTGTTAATTGTGTTTATCCGATTATGTGCTGCAGATTCTCATTTGTGTCTCTGTAGAGGTGCAGCAAAATGAGGATGGTGGGTCAGTCtatgtttgatattttttttcatgcgtgtgtgtgtgtataaaatgttaaataaataaacatattaaaaagaaGTCTAGATCCACCAGGGCTAGCATTACTGGGACGAGTAATACATAAATATAGAGCAATCCTAATGCCCTAAAATGGATAAATCATATAAGGCAGCACAAACTTGCTTAGATGTCTGTCAATTCGAAACATCTGTCTGATGTTAAATCATTGTTTTAAGCCATTATCTGCCAGTACCTATATTCAAGCAGCAGAGTATGTTCCTATTTTTGCATGTATGCTTCCATCATATGAGAATAATCTTTCATGTACACATCTGCAGTGTTAGGATGTGCATCCAGGCGTTGTCTTCTTGAATATGTACTTCCTTAAAAATCACAATCATATTATAATGGCACTTTAATGAAGAAGTATGCATGTGTCTGCTGATGTAATCCGAGATGTTGATTAGTACCGTTAAAGTCAGGAGAAAATACTACACAAGGTTAATGATGCCATTCCATGAGGAAATTGCACTGGCCATTCCATAATTGATCACCACTGAATGTGTACACCATTAAAGAACAAGGCTGAAAGAGCAGCTACAGTGCAGTGCAAGACGTCAGAGACCTCTCtccatttattttattccattCAAAATAGCCAGCTAGTGATAGTCTGGATCCTAATCCTAATCGCATTCAGggatgttgaggtctggactcTGAAGTGACCAAACCACTGGTATTTAACTTGCAGATTACACTGTTTTGACTGAACATGAAATAAATCTTAGGGTGGTCTCTGGTTGCTTTGTTACGCAGGTTTTCTTGGTGTGTCTTAATAAATGAGAATTTCTTGTTTCAagactt encodes:
- the smap2 gene encoding stromal membrane-associated protein 2 gives rise to the protein MTGKSVKDVDRYQTVLTSLLALEENKFCADCRAKGPRWASWNLGIFICIRCAGIHRNLGVHISRVKSVNLDQWTQDQIQCMQEMGNAKARRLYEAFLPECFQRPETDQSAETFIRDKYEKKKYIDKCIDIQAFRKEKTETVTKEAPVVFEKMKPKKEEPPPLRNSPKKQSHSVNDLLGLDAPPVPVANGKPSPEQSPALDLFSSLPAANSNSAKSTPGSSSITGSMPKGRVAASVPENLSLFLDPPTKNEESNKKMSKDSILSLYSSVTPQTNMAAHAGMYMGATPIGYAPSAGYGHYQALPTQQSMMGTMMAPQVNMLGHPGVMPQSAVVTPNPYVTGVQGRMMGVQSGMMGGVGTLPQQPYTTQHAQQLQWNIAQVTQHMAGMNFYGTNSMMGYGQPMGGASAPNTNMLGSHVWK